Genomic DNA from Enterococcus saccharolyticus subsp. saccharolyticus:
AAACAATCTTACGATTGTTAAGCTCATAAAAATTAACTTTGCTAGCTATTTGCTTGCTTGTTGTATAACTTCTACCTCGTAGAAGTGTCCTACACAATTGGTTCGTTTGCTTACTTTGTTCAGTTTTCAAAGGTCTACATTTGCTGTATTAGCAACTTTTAAATCATATCAGATTAACAAATGAATGTCAACTGTTTTATTTAAAAGTTTGTTAAGTAAAATTAAATCACTCAACAGCAACTTAATCATATTAACAAATGAATTGTTATTTGTCAACAACTTTTTTCAATTAATTTAGTTAGTGTATCAACTTATTTAATTGTTTTGTTTTTGACGACTTTGTTATAATATCATTTGTCATTTGCTTCGTCAACTCTTTTTTTCAAAAAAGTTAATGATTTGTTTATCGCTGAGGACATGTAATAATATACCAAGTTTTCCATTATTCGTCAACAGAAAAAACATTGATACAGCAACGTTTCTGATTACATCCCTTTCTTTTATAATCACCTCTGTTTTTGTTCGTTTTTATCTAAAAATATCGAGACTATTTTCTATTTCAACAACGCAATGTTCGTCTTTGTCTTTTGTTCTCTTTTATAATTCCTTATATTCTCTAAAGATTAAGTGGAAATTTATCTATTTTTACTGTTTTTTGATAAAATACAATTAAATACTATTGTTCTATAGGAGGACATTATATGAAAATTTTAGTCGCAGATGATGATAAAGAGATTGTTGAACTGATTAGTATCTACTTACATAATGAAGGATACGAACCAGTAAAAGCTTACGATGGGAAAGAAGCACTATCGAAAGTTCGCACAACACCAGATATTGAACTATTAATCTTGGATATTATGATGCCCGAAGTGGATGGTATGCAAGTTGTAAAAACACTTCGCAAAGAATCACAAATTCCAATCATTATGTTAACTGCCAAAACGACAGACATGGATAAAATTAAAGGATTGGTTGCTGGTGCTGATGACTATGTTACAAAACCTTTTAATCCCTTAGAAGTCATGGCTCGCGTGAAGTCGCTATTACGTCGCACAAAAATGCAAGTTGCTTCTGCCCAACCCGATGTATTAGAAGTCAGTTCGTTGATTATCAATCGTGATTCACATGAAGTAAAGACCATCGATGGGAAAGAGATTCAATTAACTGCTTTAGAATTTGGGATTTTATATTTACTTGCGTCACATCCAAATCGTGTCTTTAGCGCAGATGAAATTTTTGAGCGTGTTTGGAAACAAGAAAGTGTTGTCTCCGCAAAAACAGTTATGGTGCATGTTAGCCATTTACGCGACAAGATTGAAGAAGCAACTGGTGGCGAAAAAATCATTCAAACCGTATGGGGAGTTGGATACAAAATAGATGCAAAATAAAGCAGAAAAAAGAAAACGAATCACGCTTACGTCAAAAGAAATCAGTGAACTGTTTGCCGAAGCTATTATTACGATTATCCTACTGGTGATTGTAAATATTGCTATTTTGATGATTCTTTCTTCTATTGTAACAAACACACCTGCGTTAAATGAAGCAATCTTTGAATCACGTAATAGTTTCGTTGAAAATTTCGACACCGAAATCTTTTTAAGTGGAAAAAATATTTTAGTACCTGTTTTTCTAGTGTTAGACATTGCGTTTTTATATTGGCGTTTAATTCGTCGTTATCGCCAAATGCAACTACGACACATTATTAGTGAACTTCACTATATTGCAGAAGGAAATTATGATCATCGCATTCCGTTTGAATTGCGTGGCGATTTGAATCGTGTTGTAAGTAGTATTAATGGATTAGTGGATAGTACTGTGGCGGCAATTGAAGAAGAAAGAAAGATTGAAAAATCCAAAGACGAACTGATTACCAATGTTAGTCACGATATTCGAACCCCTCTAACCTCTATTATTGGGTATTTAGGATTAATCGAAGATCGACAATATCATTCAGAAGAAGATTTATTAAAATATACCCACACAGCATATGTCAAAGCCAAACAAATGAAATCGCTCGTTGATGATTTGTTCGAATATACTAAAGTCAGACAACCTAGTGTACCAGTCAATCTGATTAAATTTGATATGGTACAACTGGTGGAGCAATTAGCTGCTGATTTTGAATTAGAGGCAAGCAAAAAAGGCATCGAAGTGCAAACAATTGCGCGTCCTGCTCAAATTTTAATGGATGGAGATACGGAAAAATTAGTCCGTGTCTTTAATAACCTATTAACCAATGCTTTAAAATATGGAAAAGGTGCAACGAAAATTGTGATAGATGTCGAAAAAGTGGGAACAGAAGTAGTGATAACTGTTAAAAATAATGGCAAAATGATTCCTAAACGGGCACTTGATTCACTTTTTGATCGCTTTTATCGAGTGGAAGAATCCCGTTCACAAGAAACCGGTGGTACTGGTCTAGGATTAGCTATTGCACAAAGCATTGTTGCTTTACATGGTGGCTACATTTATGCCAAATCATCCCATGCCTGGACAGCATTTATCATTCATCTGCCAGTACATCGGAATAAACTACCGTATCCTAAGAACAACGGTTGACGAAAACACAAAATTCGGCTATGCTAAAACCAATTAAATAAAGAATATGCAAAGAACCTAGTACAAGTTAGTCTGCTTATAGAGAGCTGATGGTTGGTGGAAATCAGTAGTTGTTAATTTGGAATCCAGTTCTTAGATGCGTCTTTTGAAAGAAAGAACCTTCCCTCAGGTTACGAGGTCAAGTGCGGCTATTTGCCGAACTTGGGTGGCACCGCGAACAACTATTTCGTCCCAAGCTATTTTGCTGGGGATGGAATAGTTTTTTTATTTTATTCATATATATAGGAGGAAAAGTGATGTTAGATATTAAAATGATTCGTCAAAATTTCGATACTGTCCAAGAAAAGTTAAAGACACGTGGGATTTCAGAAGAAGTTCTTGCTGAGTTTCTAAAGTTAGATGAAGATCGTCGTAGTTTATTAGTGCAGGTAGAAGACTTAAAGAAATACCGAAATGATGTTTCTGCAGAAATTGCACAATTGAAACGAAATAAAGAAGATGCAGCAGCTAAAATTGCCGAAATGAAAGAAGTTGGTGGCAAAATTAAAGCGTTGGATAGTGAAGTGAACCAAATCGATGAACAATTAAAGGTCATTGCTACGACACTACCAAATATTCCACATGAAAGTACACCAATTGGCAAAGATGAAGATGATAATGTTGAAGTTCGTCGTTGGAGTGAACCAAAAACATTAGATTTTGAAGCAAAACCTCACTGGGAAATTGCGGAAAACTTAGGCATCTTAGATTTTGAACGTGGGGCCAAAGTTTCTGGTAGCCGTTTTGTTTACTATACTGGTTTAGGCGCTCGTTTGGAACGCGCTTTGTATAATTTCATGTTAGACCAACACATCTATGAACATGGTTATACAGAAATGATTACACCTTATGCAGTAAATAGCCAAGCAATGTTTGGTACAGGTCAATTTCCAAAATTTAAAGAAGATGTTTTCCAATTAGAAAATACTGACTTAACGTTAATTCCCACTGCGGAAGTCCCATTAACCAACTACTATAGTAATGAAATTTTAGATCAAGAACAATTACCGATTTATTTCACTGCATTAAGTCCAGCTTTCCGTTCAGAAGCCGGCAGTGCTGGTCGTGATACCCGTGGTTTAATTCGATTGCACCAATTTAATAAAGTAGAAATGGTTAAATTCAGCGATGCGCAACATTCTTATGAAGAATTAGAAAAAATGACTGCAGATGCAGAATCAATTTTACAAAAATTAGACTTGCCTTATCGTGTCATGGCATTGTCAACCGGTGATATGGGCTTCTCTGCTGCGAAAACATATGATTTGGAAGTTTGGATTCCCGCACAAGATACGTACCGCGAAATCAGTTCTTG
This window encodes:
- a CDS encoding response regulator transcription factor — protein: MKILVADDDKEIVELISIYLHNEGYEPVKAYDGKEALSKVRTTPDIELLILDIMMPEVDGMQVVKTLRKESQIPIIMLTAKTTDMDKIKGLVAGADDYVTKPFNPLEVMARVKSLLRRTKMQVASAQPDVLEVSSLIINRDSHEVKTIDGKEIQLTALEFGILYLLASHPNRVFSADEIFERVWKQESVVSAKTVMVHVSHLRDKIEEATGGEKIIQTVWGVGYKIDAK
- the serS gene encoding serine--tRNA ligase, with the translated sequence MLDIKMIRQNFDTVQEKLKTRGISEEVLAEFLKLDEDRRSLLVQVEDLKKYRNDVSAEIAQLKRNKEDAAAKIAEMKEVGGKIKALDSEVNQIDEQLKVIATTLPNIPHESTPIGKDEDDNVEVRRWSEPKTLDFEAKPHWEIAENLGILDFERGAKVSGSRFVYYTGLGARLERALYNFMLDQHIYEHGYTEMITPYAVNSQAMFGTGQFPKFKEDVFQLENTDLTLIPTAEVPLTNYYSNEILDQEQLPIYFTALSPAFRSEAGSAGRDTRGLIRLHQFNKVEMVKFSDAQHSYEELEKMTADAESILQKLDLPYRVMALSTGDMGFSAAKTYDLEVWIPAQDTYREISSCSNCEDFQARRAMIRYRDAENKIQYAHTLNGSGLAVGRTVAAVLENYQNADGSVTIPEVLVPYMGGLTKIEK
- a CDS encoding sensor histidine kinase, coding for MQNKAEKRKRITLTSKEISELFAEAIITIILLVIVNIAILMILSSIVTNTPALNEAIFESRNSFVENFDTEIFLSGKNILVPVFLVLDIAFLYWRLIRRYRQMQLRHIISELHYIAEGNYDHRIPFELRGDLNRVVSSINGLVDSTVAAIEEERKIEKSKDELITNVSHDIRTPLTSIIGYLGLIEDRQYHSEEDLLKYTHTAYVKAKQMKSLVDDLFEYTKVRQPSVPVNLIKFDMVQLVEQLAADFELEASKKGIEVQTIARPAQILMDGDTEKLVRVFNNLLTNALKYGKGATKIVIDVEKVGTEVVITVKNNGKMIPKRALDSLFDRFYRVEESRSQETGGTGLGLAIAQSIVALHGGYIYAKSSHAWTAFIIHLPVHRNKLPYPKNNG